From one Chloroflexota bacterium genomic stretch:
- a CDS encoding VanZ family protein, protein MRTPSLPQAVALLLSAGLMGVIFYYSSQSTTPGIVVEKKEGLTLAFRKMAHAAEFGSLALLLRIAFGFLRRDPAYALSFAIAAAYAIGDEAHQRYTPWRVGSVTDVFIDIGGVVAVLIVWRLAERRLAQRRAAKGKIG, encoded by the coding sequence TTGCGCACGCCGAGCCTTCCGCAAGCCGTTGCGCTTCTTCTCTCCGCCGGGCTTATGGGCGTTATCTTCTATTACTCCTCCCAATCAACAACGCCGGGCATCGTTGTAGAGAAGAAAGAGGGGCTGACCCTGGCCTTTCGCAAGATGGCCCACGCCGCCGAGTTCGGTTCGCTGGCGCTCCTGCTGCGCATCGCCTTCGGCTTCCTGCGCCGCGATCCCGCCTACGCCTTGAGCTTCGCGATCGCCGCCGCCTATGCCATCGGCGACGAGGCCCACCAGCGCTACACCCCTTGGCGCGTAGGGTCAGTAACCGATGTCTTCATTGATATCGGGGGCGTGGTCGCGGTGCTCATCGTCTGGCGACTTGCGGAGCGGCGCCTGGCGCAGAGGCGCGCTGCAAAGGGGAAAATCGGCTAG
- a CDS encoding NAD-dependent epimerase/dehydratase family protein, with amino-acid sequence MAAPKVALVTGGAGFIGSHVVDRLIAKGYQVAAVDSLVIGRKENLHPKATLYQADIRSPDLREIFAKVKPSYVFHLAAQASVIRSVKEPGMDTDVNVLGTINLLEQCRAFAIERFIYSSTGGALYGEPERLPCGESHPIRPLSPYGASKYAAEVFVRLYGDLHGLKHTILRYSNVYGPRQDPEGEAGVVAIFTRRLLAREDALIFGDGTQQRDFVYVADVAEANMKALAQKKNDSFNIGTGKGASVNQVAKELVRLTGTKNPPKHAPARKGEVYKIWLDARKAKRGLGWSAKVGLSEGLKRTVDYFRA; translated from the coding sequence ATGGCCGCACCAAAGGTAGCGCTCGTCACCGGCGGAGCCGGGTTCATCGGCTCCCATGTGGTGGACCGGCTCATCGCGAAGGGTTATCAGGTCGCCGCCGTGGACTCCCTGGTCATCGGACGGAAGGAGAACCTGCACCCGAAGGCGACGCTCTACCAGGCGGACATCCGATCTCCCGACTTGCGGGAGATCTTCGCGAAGGTCAAGCCGTCGTATGTCTTTCATCTGGCGGCGCAGGCGAGCGTCATCAGGTCAGTGAAAGAGCCGGGGATGGATACGGATGTGAACGTCCTGGGCACCATCAACCTGTTGGAGCAGTGCCGCGCCTTCGCCATCGAACGGTTCATCTACAGCTCCACCGGCGGCGCGCTCTACGGCGAACCGGAGCGGCTGCCTTGCGGCGAATCGCATCCCATCCGGCCGCTTTCGCCCTATGGCGCGAGCAAGTACGCCGCCGAGGTCTTTGTGCGGCTCTACGGCGACCTGCACGGCCTCAAGCACACCATCCTGCGCTACAGCAACGTCTACGGTCCGCGCCAGGACCCGGAGGGCGAGGCGGGCGTGGTGGCCATCTTCACCAGACGGCTCCTTGCGCGCGAGGATGCGCTGATCTTCGGCGACGGCACGCAGCAGCGCGACTTTGTCTACGTGGCGGACGTGGCCGAGGCGAACATGAAGGCGCTGGCGCAGAAGAAGAACGATTCCTTCAACATCGGGACGGGGAAGGGCGCCAGCGTGAACCAGGTGGCGAAGGAACTGGTGCGCCTTACCGGGACCAAGAACCCGCCGAAGCATGCCCCGGCGCGCAAAGGCGAGGTCTACAAGATCTGGCTGGACGCGCGCAAGGCGAAGCGAGGGCTCGGCTGGTCGGCGAAGGTGGGCTTGAGCGAAGGCCTGAAGCGGACGGTGGACTACTTCCGCGCCTAG
- a CDS encoding NAD-dependent epimerase/dehydratase family protein, producing the protein MLLTGGAGFIGSRVASRLLDAGHRVTAVDEMNDAYDVRLKEWRLKQLLGRRGLSFHRIDIRDRSALRPLFKTKVDAVINLAARAGVRQSIANPWVYFETNTTGALNLLELCKEFGVGKYVLSSTSSVYGGKNKIPFREDANTNYPISPYAASKKAAEALCYTYHHLFGLDVTVLRYFTVYGPGGRPDMSLFRFTQWIAEGRPVLVYGDGRQSRDFTYVDDVARGTIAALKPVGYDVINLGSDRPLTVNKAISLIETRLKKKAKVKREPMHPADIRATWADIGKARRILKWEPKTTTEQGIANLVDWYLENRAWAKEIETGG; encoded by the coding sequence ATCCTCCTCACCGGCGGCGCGGGCTTCATCGGCTCCCGCGTCGCCTCCCGGCTCCTCGATGCGGGCCACCGCGTCACCGCCGTGGACGAGATGAATGACGCCTACGATGTGCGTTTGAAAGAATGGCGGCTGAAGCAGCTCCTGGGGAGACGCGGCCTCTCCTTCCATCGCATAGATATCCGTGATCGCTCGGCCCTTCGCCCCCTCTTCAAGACAAAGGTTGATGCCGTCATCAACCTCGCCGCCCGCGCCGGCGTTCGACAGTCCATCGCCAATCCCTGGGTCTACTTCGAGACCAACACCACTGGCGCGCTGAATCTCCTGGAGCTCTGCAAGGAGTTCGGCGTCGGCAAATATGTCCTCTCCTCCACCTCAAGCGTCTATGGGGGAAAGAACAAGATTCCATTCCGGGAAGATGCCAATACCAACTACCCCATCTCGCCCTACGCCGCCTCCAAGAAGGCCGCCGAGGCCCTCTGCTACACCTACCACCATCTCTTTGGGCTCGATGTCACGGTGCTGCGCTACTTCACGGTCTATGGCCCCGGCGGGCGGCCCGATATGTCGCTCTTCCGCTTCACCCAGTGGATTGCGGAGGGCCGCCCCGTCCTCGTCTACGGCGATGGCCGCCAGTCCCGCGATTTCACCTATGTGGACGATGTGGCTCGCGGCACCATAGCGGCGCTCAAGCCCGTCGGGTATGACGTCATCAACCTCGGCTCAGACCGTCCGCTCACGGTGAACAAGGCCATCAGCCTCATCGAAACACGGCTGAAGAAGAAGGCCAAGGTGAAGCGCGAGCCGATGCACCCGGCGGACATCCGCGCTACCTGGGCCGATATCGGCAAGGCGCGCCGAATCCTGAAATGGGAACCGAAGACGACCACCGAGCAGGGCATCGCTAACCTGGTGGACTGGTATCTGGAGAATCGCGCCTGGGCCAAAGAGATCGAGACGGGCGGCTAG